One Choloepus didactylus isolate mChoDid1 chromosome 8, mChoDid1.pri, whole genome shotgun sequence DNA window includes the following coding sequences:
- the LOC119543141 gene encoding olfactory receptor 8S1-like, whose product MDFRNHSTMTEFILLGLSAEPHIQALLFVLFLGIYLLTVTGNLMMLLVIRTDSHLHNPMYFFLSHLSFIDLCFSSVIVPKMLENLLSKKKTISVGGCLSQIFFLFVTAGTEACLLSVMAYDRYAAICHPLLYAQVMRKEWCVQLVWVSWSLGILDTLINIPLATQMDFCETQTIPHYSCELPSLFPLSCSDVSTNLIVMFCSIISHGLATSLSIFYSYGCIVSTILSIRSRSGRSKAFSTCSSHLFTVSLFYGSGFLRYLMPTSGSPLELIFSLQYNVITPMLNPLIYSLKNKEVKAALKRTVGMYLQCFR is encoded by the coding sequence ATGGACTTCAGGAACCACAGCACCATGACAGAATTCATCCTTCTTGGACTCTCTGCTGAGCCCCACATCCAGGCTCTGCTCTTTGTGCTGTTCCTGGGGATTTACCTCCTGACTGTGACAGGGAACCTTATGATGTTGTTAGTGATCAGGACTGATTCTCACCTCCACAaccccatgtacttctttctgAGTCATCTTTCTTTCATTGATCTCTGTTTCTCTTCTGTTATTGTGCCCAAGATGTTGGAGAACCTTCTGTCCAAGAAGAAAACCATTTCAGTAGGGGGTTGCCTAtctcagattttctttttgtttgtcacTGCAGGGACTGAAGCCTGTCTGCTCtcagtgatggcctatgaccgctatgctGCCATCTGCCACCCTCTGCTCTATGCACAGGTGATGAGGAAAGAGTGGTGTGTGCAGCTTGTGTGGGTCTCATGGAGCTTGGGTATTCTGGACACACTCATCAAtatccccctggcaacacaaaTGGACTTCTGTGAGACCCAAACCATCCCACATTACAGCTGTGAGCtgccctctctcttccctctgtccTGCTCTGATGTCTCCACCAACCTCATTGTCATGTTCTGCTCCATCATCTCACATGGACTTGCCACTTCCCTTTCAATCTTCTACTCTTATGGCTGCATTGTCTCCACAATCCTGAGCATCAGATCCAGGTCAGGCAGAAGCAAGGCCTTTTctacctgctcctcccacctcttTACAGTGAGCTTATTTTATGGATCAGGTTTTCTTCGCTATCTCATGCCAACCTCGGGATCACCCTTGGAGTTGATTTTCTCCCTGCAGTACAATGTGATCACGCCCATGCTGAATCCCCTCATCTACAGCCTGAAGAACAAGGAGGTGAAGGCAGCTCTGAAAAGAACAGTGGGAATGTATTTACAGTGTTTTAGGTAA